The Mammaliicoccus sciuri genome window below encodes:
- a CDS encoding DUF485 domain-containing protein, with protein sequence MAEHDFKRLAADPKFKELLKKRNSFIFPISIFFIFATLLFPVLTGYTNILNNIAFWNISWAWIYALLLFIMVWTLVTLYMRKAKSFDKDAEELLKAYREEQNL encoded by the coding sequence ATGGCAGAGCATGATTTCAAGCGTTTAGCAGCAGATCCAAAGTTTAAAGAACTTCTGAAAAAAAGAAATAGTTTTATATTTCCTATCTCTATATTCTTTATTTTTGCAACGCTCCTATTTCCAGTACTGACTGGTTATACAAATATCTTGAATAATATTGCATTTTGGAATATCTCATGGGCATGGATTTACGCTTTATTATTATTCATTATGGTTTGGACACTTGTCACTTTGTACATGCGAAAAGCAAAATCTTTTGATAAAGATGCTGAGGAACTATTAAAAGCATATAGAGAGGAGCAGAACTTATGA
- a CDS encoding methionine ABC transporter permease — MFGSSLDSSLLLDSIYQTLYMVTVSLVLGALIGIPLGILLVITRKNGIWENVIIYYLLNPIINIFRSLPFIILLIAIVPFTKLIVGTSIGTSAAIVPLTVYVAPYIARLVENSLLEVNSGVIEAAHSMGASPIQIIRYFLLPEALGSLILALTTSIIGLIGATAMAGAVGGGGIGDLALAYGYQRFDTIVIVITVIILVIMVQVIQSLGNVLSRLVRRS; from the coding sequence ATGTTCGGATCATCATTAGATTCTTCACTATTGTTAGATTCTATATATCAAACTTTATACATGGTAACTGTGTCACTTGTATTAGGTGCATTAATTGGTATTCCATTAGGCATTTTGTTAGTGATTACTAGAAAAAACGGTATATGGGAAAATGTCATCATTTATTATTTACTTAACCCAATTATTAATATATTCAGATCTTTACCTTTCATTATATTATTAATTGCGATTGTACCTTTTACGAAATTAATTGTAGGTACTTCAATAGGTACATCTGCAGCAATTGTACCATTGACTGTTTATGTTGCACCTTACATAGCAAGATTAGTAGAGAACTCATTATTAGAAGTTAATTCTGGTGTTATTGAAGCTGCACATTCAATGGGTGCTTCACCCATTCAAATTATTAGATATTTCTTATTACCAGAAGCACTAGGATCATTAATCTTAGCATTAACGACTTCAATTATTGGTTTAATTGGTGCTACTGCAATGGCCGGTGCAGTTGGTGGCGGCGGAATAGGTGACTTAGCACTTGCATACGGCTATCAAAGATTTGATACAATCGTCATCGTTATCACCGTTATTATACTTGTTATTATGGTACAAGTTATTCAATCTCTAGGTAATGTCTTATCTAGATTAGTACGTAGAAGTTAA
- the gmpC gene encoding dipeptide ABC transporter glycylmethionine-binding lipoprotein codes for MKKVLTLLVALVLLLAACGDKKDDKKVTIGIASNDTAVWDKVKELAKKDGIEVEIKQFSDYNVPNKALSDGDIDLNAFQHFAFLDQFKKANKGTEITPIRTTVFAPLGIYSKELKDVKDLKNGAKVVIPNDVSNQARALKLLEKAGYIKLDKNFGISGGPKDIVENKKNLNIKAVDAQQTARALDEVDIAVINNGVASKAGLNPKKDPIFLENPDANAAKPYINFIAANTKDKDNKTYKKIAELYHSEEAKDALKEDTKDGEIVVDLKQDEIKEIVDSLK; via the coding sequence ATGAAGAAAGTCTTAACATTATTAGTAGCATTAGTATTATTACTCGCAGCATGTGGAGATAAGAAAGACGACAAGAAAGTAACAATTGGTATCGCATCAAATGACACAGCAGTTTGGGACAAAGTTAAAGAATTAGCTAAAAAAGATGGTATTGAAGTTGAAATCAAACAGTTTTCAGACTACAATGTTCCAAATAAAGCTTTATCAGATGGAGATATTGATTTAAATGCCTTCCAACATTTTGCATTTTTAGATCAATTTAAGAAAGCAAATAAAGGAACAGAGATTACTCCAATTAGAACGACAGTTTTTGCGCCATTAGGTATATATTCTAAAGAATTAAAAGATGTTAAAGATTTAAAAAATGGTGCTAAAGTCGTAATTCCAAATGATGTTTCAAACCAAGCAAGAGCGTTAAAATTATTAGAAAAAGCAGGTTACATTAAATTAGATAAGAACTTCGGTATAAGTGGTGGACCTAAAGACATAGTTGAAAATAAAAAGAATTTAAATATCAAAGCTGTAGATGCTCAACAAACAGCGAGAGCATTAGATGAAGTGGATATTGCTGTTATTAATAATGGTGTAGCTTCAAAAGCAGGATTAAACCCTAAAAAAGACCCTATTTTCTTAGAAAATCCAGATGCTAATGCAGCTAAACCTTATATCAACTTTATTGCAGCAAATACGAAAGACAAAGATAATAAAACATACAAGAAAATTGCGGAATTATATCATTCAGAAGAAGCTAAAGATGCTTTAAAAGAAGATACGAAAGATGGAGAAATTGTTGTTGATTTAAAACAAGATGAAATTAAAGAAATTGTGGATTCACTCAAATAA
- a CDS encoding cation:dicarboxylate symporter family transporter codes for MKKPRRRYISLPTQILIALVLGVLVGYFLHGQDHLIKFIRPIGDIFLNLIKMIVIPIVFCSLALSISNLGDMHTVGRYGWKTILYFEIITTIAIGLGIIFGNLFKPGLGIDANKLPKGDISKYEQTADAAEKSTYGNHMIDTIVSIIPTNIFEALTAGELLPNIFFAVFFGLAIAAVGEKGQPVKDVLSGTLEAVFWMIHRILRLAPYGVFAFICVTIMTFGLSALIPLVKLLAVVVGAMVFFIIVVLGIVAKICGISVFSIIRILKDDLLLAFSTSSSETVLPSVMEKMEKFGAPKDVVSFVVPTGYTFNLDGSALYQSIAALFVAQMYGVHLTLVEQLILMFTLMITSKGMAAVPGTSIVVLITTLGSKGLNPEGLALIIGIDRLLDMTRTCVNVVGNALSTVVISKWENKYDHEKGQEYLKTLKKAS; via the coding sequence ATAAAAAAACCGAGAAGAAGATATATAAGCTTACCGACACAAATATTAATCGCTTTAGTATTAGGTGTTTTGGTAGGATACTTTTTACATGGACAAGACCATTTAATTAAATTCATTCGACCTATTGGAGATATCTTTTTAAACCTTATTAAAATGATTGTTATTCCAATTGTATTCTGTTCATTAGCATTATCAATCTCAAACCTAGGTGATATGCATACTGTTGGTAGATATGGTTGGAAAACAATTTTATACTTTGAAATCATCACGACAATTGCAATTGGGTTGGGCATTATATTCGGAAACTTATTCAAACCTGGATTAGGTATAGACGCAAACAAATTACCTAAAGGTGATATTTCTAAATATGAACAAACTGCTGATGCTGCAGAAAAATCTACTTATGGTAACCATATGATAGATACTATAGTTAGCATTATACCTACAAATATATTTGAAGCTTTAACAGCTGGAGAATTATTACCTAATATATTCTTTGCAGTATTCTTCGGATTAGCAATCGCTGCTGTAGGTGAAAAAGGTCAGCCAGTTAAAGATGTATTAAGCGGAACATTAGAAGCAGTATTCTGGATGATACATAGAATATTACGATTAGCGCCATACGGTGTATTTGCTTTTATCTGTGTAACGATTATGACATTTGGATTATCTGCTTTAATTCCATTAGTTAAGTTATTAGCTGTAGTTGTAGGAGCAATGGTATTCTTTATTATTGTTGTATTAGGGATTGTCGCAAAAATTTGTGGTATCAGTGTATTCTCTATTATTCGCATATTAAAAGACGACTTATTGTTAGCGTTCTCAACTTCAAGTTCAGAAACGGTTCTACCATCAGTAATGGAAAAAATGGAAAAGTTCGGTGCACCAAAAGATGTTGTTTCATTTGTTGTACCAACAGGATATACATTTAATCTTGATGGATCAGCTTTATACCAATCAATCGCAGCATTATTTGTTGCTCAGATGTATGGTGTTCATTTAACACTCGTTGAACAGTTAATATTAATGTTTACATTAATGATTACATCTAAAGGTATGGCAGCTGTACCTGGTACTTCTATAGTTGTTCTTATTACAACATTAGGGTCTAAGGGATTAAATCCAGAAGGACTTGCATTAATTATCGGTATAGACAGACTATTAGATATGACTAGAACATGTGTCAATGTTGTAGGTAACGCACTATCAACAGTTGTTATCTCTAAATGGGAAAACAAATATGACCATGAAAAAGGTCAAGAATATTTAAAAACATTGAAAAAAGCATCATAA
- a CDS encoding methionine ABC transporter ATP-binding protein gives MIEFKNVNKIFQQKNSEIQALKDVSFKVEEQDIFGVIGYSGAGKSTLIRLVNALEEKTTGEVIVNGHDINQYSKKELQSVKKNIGMIFQHFNLLNSKTVFNNVAMPLILQGTSKEKIKAKVDELLKFVGLEDKGKQYPNELSGGQKQRVAIARALVTDPKILLCDEATSALDPATTDSILKLLKNVNEEFGVTILLITHEMSVIQKICNKVAVMENGRVIEIGPVLDVFSHPKTATAKNFVSTVITTDISDNLRKLIPTDHHATDIKLYIDGEKVTQSIINDLITKYQVQINVLFASMSDIQGTPVGYLTLRLNGDDSAIRRSFAHLDSLNIEFEEVGA, from the coding sequence ATGATTGAATTTAAAAATGTAAATAAAATTTTCCAGCAAAAGAATTCTGAAATCCAAGCTTTAAAAGATGTCAGTTTTAAAGTAGAAGAGCAAGATATTTTTGGCGTAATTGGATATAGTGGTGCAGGAAAAAGTACGTTAATAAGACTTGTTAATGCTTTGGAAGAGAAAACAACGGGAGAGGTCATTGTTAATGGCCATGACATCAATCAATATTCAAAGAAAGAATTACAAAGTGTTAAGAAGAATATCGGTATGATATTCCAACATTTCAATTTATTAAATTCTAAGACTGTATTTAATAATGTTGCGATGCCGCTTATTTTGCAAGGTACAAGTAAAGAAAAAATTAAAGCCAAAGTAGATGAACTATTAAAGTTTGTTGGTCTAGAGGATAAAGGGAAGCAATATCCTAATGAACTATCTGGAGGACAAAAACAAAGAGTGGCTATTGCACGAGCACTCGTGACAGATCCTAAAATATTATTATGTGACGAAGCAACAAGTGCACTTGACCCGGCAACGACAGATTCTATATTGAAATTATTAAAAAATGTCAATGAAGAATTTGGAGTCACAATTTTACTGATTACACATGAAATGAGTGTGATACAGAAGATTTGTAACAAAGTCGCAGTGATGGAAAATGGTAGAGTAATCGAAATTGGACCGGTATTAGATGTCTTTAGTCACCCTAAAACAGCTACAGCCAAGAATTTTGTATCTACAGTTATTACAACAGATATATCAGATAATTTAAGAAAGTTAATACCAACTGATCATCATGCAACAGACATTAAATTATACATAGATGGAGAGAAAGTGACACAATCCATCATTAATGACTTAATTACAAAATATCAAGTTCAAATAAATGTCTTGTTTGCTTCAATGTCAGATATTCAAGGCACACCAGTAGGATACTTAACGTTACGTTTGAATGGTGACGACAGTGCAATTAGAAGAAGCTTTGCCCATTTAGATTCATTAAATATAGAATTTGAGGAGGTTGGTGCATAA